In the Colius striatus isolate bColStr4 chromosome 3, bColStr4.1.hap1, whole genome shotgun sequence genome, AACCAGCCGTTCAATGATGGGGTGACTGTGAACAGGCAACCTCTTGGACTTCAAAACCAAGTAGAAACTGATATTGGCGCAGTAACTCAAGTAGAGATGATACTTGGTCTGCAAATAACGGCTGCCCTTCCCTTGTGGGATAGTGCCGTTTTTGACCATTTGCAGCAGCGGGTGCAGCTCGTCCTTAAGCTCCATCAGCTTCACTTCAAAGTCCTCAATCAGCTGCAGGAGCTCAGGGGACTCCTGCTTCAGCAGCTTCAGCTGCTCCTTCTTGGAAAGGGCCTGCAAATCCTTGTCAATTTTCTGCCCTTTGCTATCGTGGGTTTTCTGCTGCTCGGCCAGATAGCCCTGGATCACATCCAGCCCATAATCATCTTCCCCTAAGTCCTGCACCAACCGTCTCTGAATGACTTGagcctcctgctcctcttcctcctcctcagcatcGACTTCCTGCTGCTTACGCTTACCCTTGGCCTGAGCATCACTCCCATAGTCTGTGTCATAGTAGAGCTGCTTGCGCTGACCCCAGGAGAGCTCGTGGGGGAGCTTGGTGTCCTGACGGTGCTCCTCCAAGTCACTTTCCATGGACAAGTCcccatcttcatcttcatttgtctcctcctcctcaccttccccatcctcctcaccttccccatcctcctctctttcttcattctcctctctttcttcatcctcctttccttcttcatcctcctctccttcttcatcctcctctccttcttcatcctcctcctcctcatcttcaGCCTCTTCTGCACTGTGGTCTATGAAGTCATCTGGCCCCtgtacctcctcctcctcttcctcaccgTCTCCATCCTCCTCGCTGTCCTCGGGCAGATGCAGACCCAgcacttcctcttcctcctcctcctcctcctcctcgctgtTGCCGTTCTCCTCTCCGCTCTCTAGGGCCGCCATCACCGACTGGAACTGGGCCTCATGGAAGTCCTCCACCTCGTCGCCCAGGCCTTCGGGGCCCTCCGGGCCGCCGAGCACCTCATCCTTGTCATCCTCCTCCTGCTCGGCGCGCTCGGGCGGCCGCCGCAGGACAGTACCGCGCCGGGTCCTCATGGCTCCGCTGCCCTCCTGCCGCCGCGCTTCCGCTTCCGCCGCTTCCGCCGCAGCCGCACTCCCCTTCCGCTCCCCGGGCTCCCAACTTCCCCTGCCCGCCCCGGGCCGGCCCCGCTCGGCGGCGGGAGGGCCCTGCCCGGGGACCGCCCCGTGCCGCGGTGGCGCGGCGCGTTCCTGGCGTGGCTCTGCGCTGCTCCCGGGCAGCGCGGCTGCCTCTGTACGCGCGGAAAGCGTCCCATGCGTACAGCTTCGGGAAGCGGCTGCAAGGTCCAAGTTGAGTCCTTGCGATCAAGCTTTTGATTCGTAGATTAAATCCCTCCAGGTCTGGAGCGTACTGTTAGGTTTGTAATGGTGGAATGCAGACCCGTGATGAGCTGCCTGACCCGGGCAGCCACTGTGCAAGGatttcttattttgcttttcagtcaTAGAGGTATCACAGAGCGGTGAAGTTTGGAAGGGACAGAGCTCGTCCATTTcagccccctgccaaagcaggttcagctCGATCAGggtcacaggaacatgtccaggtgggtttggaagcctccagagaaggagactccacgcattctctgggcagcctgtgccagggctccttcaccctcacggaagtttctcctcctgttcaaAATGAGCTTCCTGTGTTGCAGTTCGTGCCCATTAACCctcatcctgtcactggccaccacagaaaaaaagactagtCCCATCCTCTTGTCACCCACCCTTGTCAGCATTGATAATGTcccccttctcttttccaggctaaagagCTCCAGGTCTCATAAcctttccttgtcagagagatgttctagtcccctccactggactcccgccagcagctccctgtctctcttgaactggggagcctgGAACCGAGTGCAAGACTCCAGATTTGGCTTTACTGTGGCAGagtaaaggaggaggagaacctcccttgacctgctggccacagtcttcttaATGCACCCAaggcctttggccttcttggaaaTGCATAATGCCACATGggccttttttcctccttggggttttttcttcacCTGAAAAAGCACAGACACATAAAATCTTTCTCTGTATAATCATCTTCACAACAacgaagagggaaaaaaaccccaagatgGAAAGCACACCTGACATCTGTCCCCTTGCTAACCAAAACTTCTTGTTACTCAGTTCGCTACAATCAAATCAAACTTTCAGGGCAAAAAAGATGTGTTTGAAAACCTCCTTGGACACACCTGAGGTACACATAGTAACTCTCCTGAGTCCTTCCCTTCACCAAAGGACATCTTTACAGGGATACAGGAGTCTCCTGTTAGGAACAAGGCTGATTCCTGGGGCTGCAGATCAGCCTTCAGGCTGCCAAGCCAGGCTcgtgcttctccttcccctgtGTTTCTTGGGTCAGGCCTTTTATATGTGCAGGGCACCAGTAAAGGAACAATTCTGATCTGCAGCTTCTGGGAACTCCTCAGTAGGAGGGTTTTTAAGGCCATCCCCGTTCATtcccatttttcttcttgtgctgTATTTTTGCTTGTGTCTGTCATCCATCGCAGTGTGCCCAGCCCTGTCTCCCATGTTTctaaaagaaatgctgaataaGCCACATGGAAGCGGGCTGTTTTAGAGAAATGCAGACAGCAGTGCCacaagagcagagagaggaacAGTAACTAGTTTAGTCTGAGCTCAGAAACCCACAGCCTAACAAATTAAGCACCTGCATGTCCCAGCAAGAGGAGTTCTGCACAGAACAAGCGCAGGTGCTTTTTTCTCACCACAGAACAGGTGCAGTTTTATTTATAAACCCTCCTGTCCACCTCTTTGTGGAAAAAGACATGTCAATAAAATCTTAAAGTTAACTCATGCAGAGGTGAGAGTCCACAGCTTTACTCACTTTTTGGTGATTCATTTGGTTTCTGGTAGATCTGATGGCAGACAAGTCTCTTATGAGTTTTATGAGACACACTCAGCTTCTCCACATAGTCGTCTCTGGGGCAGAATCTTCCATATATGCTCTTGCACCAAAGCtatgttttgtttcagactAAGACACCTTTCCTAAATGCCAGTTTTCAGATATCACTTTCTCTGGATAGAGGCCTGTATAAGAAACAGCAATAAGAGgaacttgggtttttttaagtgagcCATAGCAGTCATAATTTGTTAGCCACACCTTGGTGGGAATTCTCACTTTGCACTAGTTGGCCACTGAAACACAGCCATTTGCAGCAATTTCTGCAGAGTTAAAATTCTAGATCACTTCTGCAAGTGTGACTTACAGAAACCCAGACCTTCAATGTGTGTCTGAAAGTTTCCATCTAACTACCCTCACAGGTTTTTAAAGCCTGCTCTTTCAAAATTCAGAGCTGTAACAACAGACTGACTTCCATGTGGACTCTCATGGATTTAAATGCGACTGATATGTTGGCTCTCAATCCAAGGTGAATTTCTAGCATCTAAAGGTATTTGAACCTCTTCTAGGACTTGCCAAAAATGCTACCCATGTGGGATGAAGCTGATCTCCCAATTGAGTTAGTGAACCCAGTTATCAGGAACTGCTTGAGCCAAACCCACTGGTTTGCTGTGAGCATGAGTGGAATCACCGCTGCCAGTACTGGGATCAGTGACTGCTGCAGGTCTGTTTTAATCCaccattttctttgcttctgagtgagaaatgaggagaaaagaaagctgtaGGAGAGACTGCTAGTGGATGGCGTGTCACCTGGAGATATTCTGTGCCCTAGTACAGCTGTTCTCTTCTCCGCTCGTCAGCCAGCATAGCAAGGACAAACAAAGGCACAACCATTTTACCTCACTTCATCCAAGCACCTGCCTAGCTTCTTACCTGGAAAATCCCAGTTAAGCATGTCCAGGGCCAACTGGAGGAATAGGACAAGTGAAAGGTGGCTGAGAACACAAGGCTGGttcccatttcttttcagattctCAGTTATTCCTTCCCTAGTATCTGCCTGGCAGTGATCTGGGAGTCTAGCTCCTCACTCAGCCCAGAATTAAAGCCTGGGGAGATGGTTTGCCAGCCTCCTGccaaactgctgcagcacaatGCCTGTTTCCCCAGATAATCTAGTGATTCAGAAGTCACACACTAAAAAGTAATATTCCATAAAACAAATATTCCTCTAACAAGCTTACAGTTGAGATAGGAATCCTCAGATATGCAGGTGGCTCAATGGGCCTAAAAATAGCTCTCGTGCCACCATATGCAGACGTGTAGATTTAGCAACTGAAATTCAGACATGCTGAGCACCAGCAGGCAGAGAAAACCACTGAAATCAACAGAGTCACCCAGAACATAATTCTGCTAGGTCTCTCTCT is a window encoding:
- the UTP3 gene encoding something about silencing protein 10; amino-acid sequence: MRTRRGTVLRRPPERAEQEEDDKDEVLGGPEGPEGLGDEVEDFHEAQFQSVMAALESGEENGNSEEEEEEEEEEVLGLHLPEDSEEDGDGEEEEEEVQGPDDFIDHSAEEAEDEEEEDEEGEEDEEGEEDEEGKEDEEREENEEREEDGEGEEDGEGEEEETNEDEDGDLSMESDLEEHRQDTKLPHELSWGQRKQLYYDTDYGSDAQAKGKRKQQEVDAEEEEEEQEAQVIQRRLVQDLGEDDYGLDVIQGYLAEQQKTHDSKGQKIDKDLQALSKKEQLKLLKQESPELLQLIEDFEVKLMELKDELHPLLQMVKNGTIPQGKGSRYLQTKYHLYLSYCANISFYLVLKSKRLPVHSHPIIERLVTYRNLINDLAVIDQKLSPQVRMLLKNYYDKKEDKLRKEKKFALFLPQDFKKNKAKRAHVLANGQAAAAGQSDESELDEEAALKYYKMMEEKLKLKRKRTKDQDVLEEEEEVLEGEDANNKRGVTYQMIKNKGLTPKRKKIDRNPRVKHREKFRRAKIRRKGQVREVRRELHRYAGELSGIRAGVKKSRKLK